A genomic window from Anopheles ziemanni chromosome X, idAnoZiCoDA_A2_x.2, whole genome shotgun sequence includes:
- the LOC131290879 gene encoding mastermind-like domain-containing protein 1 isoform X2: MPATDPDGNGDYALEEHAYARMSRRTRDARNDAEWSRQARQSTSVPGLFPRRDSIGGLSTQSQPVGGGGPNYSSLGLQSPAPSYRSQGNYAPGVTSAVVADMREVLRVREASMTEHVKVMVTQELLPLQLQISRIQSDLAEMKRDIRKIDSTAQVHAGRLETLERDVVCLKQGSNVLVQSLMMALSLGGLDGPNGQGGPSNQNRPPPPLMHLLQSYPHRADEQHMYGPPSPMHYSQNIPLPGVPPFLHGMMPPPPPPSSVPLMPHPGLIASPNAGVSGISPLSSGSRSLSGSLQRGDIRHLDAVFDETVGHLTPHSNGDYSDLREVELRRELQDAVAAKSAHQTRINMLQHSLNLVSQERNGTPYRARTATVSRASMEQEQQQQQQQQQQQQQQQQQQQQQHGGVSGIGPVTDL, translated from the exons ATGCCGGCCACCGATCCGGATGGGAACGGGGACTACGCGTTGGAGGAGCATGCCTATGCACGGATGAGCCGACGCACGCGGGACGCTAGAA ACGACGCGGAATGGTCGAGGCAGGCACGCCAGAGCACCAGCGTGCCCGGATTGTTTCCCCGGCGGGACAGCATCGGCGGGCTGAGCACGCAGAGCCAGCCGGTCGGCGGAGGCGGCCCCAACTACAGCAGCCTCGGCTTGCAAAGCCCGGCACCGTCCTACCGATCGCAAG GCAACTACGCGCCTGGAGTGACGTCGGCAGTGGTGGCTGACATGCGCGAGGTACTGCGGGTCCGCGAGGCAAGCATGACGGAGCACGTGAAGGTGATGGTGACCCAGGAGCTGTTACCACTGCAGCTGCAGATCAGCCGTATACAGAGCGATCTCGCTGAAATGAAGCGGGACATCCGGAAGATAGACAGCACGGCACAGGTGCACGCCGGACGTCTGGAAACGCTCGAACGGGACGTCGTTTGTTTGAAGCAGGGCTCGAATGTGCTGGTGCAGAGCCTTATGATGGCGTTAAGCTTGGGCGGCTTGGACGGGCCGAACGGGCAGGGCGGACCGTCCAACCAAAACCGACCGCCACCTCCACTGATGCATCTGCTGCAATCGTACCCGCACCGTGCGGACGAGCAACATATGTACGGGCCACCGTCGCCAATGCACTACTCCCAAAACATTCCGCTGCCGGGGGTTCCGCCATTTCTGCATGGCAtgatgccgccgccgccaccaccgtcgTCTGTGCCACTTATGCCGCATCCGGGCCTCATAGCCAGCCCGAACGCCGGTGTAAGCGGCATCTCGCCATTGTCCAGCGGCTCCCGGTCGCTCAGCGGCAGTCTGCAACGCGGTGACATCCGCCACCTGGATGCCGTGTTCGATGAAACCGTGGGCCATCTGACGCCGCACTCCAATGGCGACTACTCGGACCTCCGCGAGGTAGAGCTTCGCCGCGAACTGCAGGACGCCGTCGCCGCCAAGTCCGCGCATCAAACGCGCATCAACAT GCTGCAGCATTCGCTGAACCTCGTGAGCCAAGAACGTAATGGAACACCATATCGCGCCCGTACCGCCACCGTCTCGCGCGCCTCCATggagcaggagcagcagcagcagcagcaacagcagcagcagcagcagcagcagcagcagcagcaacagcaacagcatggCGGAGTCAGCGGAATCGGGCCAGTGACAGACCTCTAA
- the LOC131291271 gene encoding transient receptor potential protein isoform X1: MKKATESRENLVNSTVSLEDGNAEPGIGDHPSMRRSLKSAASEFDLDIQDIVLTKTEKRFLLSAERGDCATVRRIIQENKETPEEFDINCVDPLNRSALIAAIENENIELINLLLREGIKVKDALLHAIKEEYVEAVETLLLWEEENHVPGDPYSWEAVDRSSSSFTADITPLILAAHKNNYEILKILLDRGATLPMPHDVRCGCDECVTSSEQDSLRHSQSRINAYKALSSSSLIALSSKDPISTAFHLSWELRRLSRMETEFRAEYTQMRAAVQEFATALLDHARTSNELEIMLNFSPGAVDNWEPGERQTLERLKLALNHKQKMFVAHPNVQQLLAAIWYEGLPGFRRKSFIGQIMQVAKLGTMFPVYSLIYMIAPNSEMGLFMKKPFVKFIVHSASYAFFLMLLGGASQRVEYLAIEWFGPDWAQDILAEWKRKERGSLPGMFECLVILYIISLIWHEMKSLWNDGLMEYVSDLWNIVDFISNTFYIVWMSLRFTSWYTVWRDARAGLNPWYPREQWDPFDPMLLSEGAFAAGMIFSFLKLVHIFSINPHLGPLQVSLGRMIIDIIKFFFIYTLVLFAFGCGLNQLLWYYAVLEKNKCFHLPSGLPDFDNNEKACAIWRRFANLFETSQSLFWASFGLVDLMAFELSGIKSFTRFWALLMFGSYSVINIIVLLNMLIAMMSNSYQIISERSDTEWKFARSRLWMSYFEDGDTLPPPFNLFPSIKNFTNLCKCSGDKRSTTSIIKRNREKAQRRHENVMKLLVRRYVTAEQRKRDDFGITEDDVMEIRQDISTLRYELIDILHQNGMRTPNLKPNENAIAGKKGRVMERRILKDFQIGFVEGILQDTFNAATEKPADVFSTIAKAIGNKSSTKKKKPEDWNALVRRSTVARDPIGNSTEAIMRRSRQSLRKQILDNSEKGLEMDTDHLVAYNPKLSEVTPVTRVAYVKFMTTKLKKDMTDVAAAGGVETAEFEHERRKSWKQSSIKKLVDMKDKISGLEGAEGDGAEGSEPKEVVSAEASVTVEEPSPTNSATSGTVERGAPATEELSKLERIRVRVRSPIIEDPNEERSDTPASGSSPPVPPLDDAIPERPVSPIPPNSPPLERHEVPDLAHESREPTPESESRESGSKSPEVAARPMDTLSPTGSTKSGANLTAPRSRSPSSAKTPERLSPTAEDTSTSAPAASPSARGKSKSTGRTLGGWL, encoded by the exons ATGAAGAAGGCGACCGAGTCGCGCGAGAACCTCGTCAACTCGACCGTCTCGCTGGAGGATGGCAACGCGGAGCCGGGGATCGGTGACCATCCGTCGATGCGGCGCTCGCTCAAGAGCGCCGCCTCCGAGTTCGACCTCGACATCCAGGACATCGTGCTGACGAAGACCGAGAAGCGGTTCCTGCTGAGCGCCGAACGGGGTGATTGCGCAACGGTGCGAAG AATCATCCAGGAGAACAAGGAGACGCCGGAAGAGTTCGACATTAACTGCGTGGATCCGCTGAACCGCTCCGCCCTCATAGCGGCCATCGAGAACGAAAACATCGAGCTGATCAACCTGCTGCTGCGGGAGGGCATCAAAGTCAAG GATGCACTGCTGCATGCCATCAAAGAGGAGTACGTCGAGGCTGTGGAAACGTTGCTGCTGTGGGAGGAGGAGAACCACGTGCCGGGCGATCCCTAC AGCTGGGAGGCAGTGGACCGGTCCTCGTCGTCCTTTACCGCCGACATCACCCCGCTGATACTGGCCGCCCACAAGAACAACTACGAAATCCTAAAAATCCTGCTTGACCGTGGAGCGACGCTGCCGATGCCGCACGATGTACG GTGCGGTTGCGATGAGTGTGTCACCTCTAGCGAGCAGGACTCCCTGCGCCACTCCCAGTCACGCATCAACGCCTACAAGGCGCTCTCGTCCAGCTCGCTGATAGCGCTCAGCTCGAAGGACCCAATCTCGACGGCGTTCCATCTGTCCTGGGAGCTGCGCCGCCTGAGCCGCATGGAGACGGAATTTCGCGCCGAGTACACG CAAATGCGGGCGGCGGTGCAGGAGTTCGCGACGGCGCTGCTGGACCACGCGCGCACCTCCAACGAGCTCGAGATCATGCTCAACTTCAGCCCGGGCGCGGTCGACAACTGGGAGCCCGGCGAGCGGCAAACGCTCGAGCGGCTCAAGCTGGCCCTGAATCACAAGCAGAAAATG TTCGTGGCCCACCCCAACGTGCAGCAGCTACTGGCGGCGATCTGGTACGAGGGGTTGCCCGGCTTCCGGCGCAAATCGTTCATCGGCCAGATCATGCAGGTGGCGAAGCTGGGCACCATGTTCCCGGTGTACAGCCTGATCTACATGATCGCACCGAACTCCGAGATGGGCCTGTTCATGAAGAAGCCGTTCGTGAAGTTCATCGTCCATTCGGCAAGTTACGCGTTCTTTCTAA TGCTGCTTGGTGGTGCGTCCCAGCGCGTCGAGTACCTCGCCATCGAGTGGTTCGGCCCGGACTGGGCGCAGGATATCTTGGCCGAGTGGAAGCGAAAGGAGCGTGGCTCGCTGCCGGGAATGTTCGAGTGTCTGGTCATACTGTACATCATAA GTTTAATATGGCACGAGATGAAATCCCTGTGGAACGACGGTTTGATGGAGTACGTGTCCGATCTGTGGAACATTGTCGACTTTATCTCGAACACGTTCTACATAGTGTGGATGAGTTTGCGCTTCACGTCCTGGTACACGGTTTGG CGCGACGCACGAGCTGGCCTGAACCCGTGGTACCCGCGCGAACAGTGGGATCCCTTCGACCCGATGCTGCTCTCCGAGGGTGCGTTCGCCGCCGGGATGATCTTCTCCTTCCTGAAGCTGGTGCACATCTTCTCCATCAACCCGCATCTCGGACCGCTGCAGGTGTCGCTCGGGCGCATGATCATCGACATCATCAAGTTCTTCTTCATCTACACGCTGGTGCTGTTCGCGTTCGGCTGCGGGCTGAACCAGCTGCTGTGGTACTACGCGGTGCTGGAGAAGAACAAGTGCTTCCACCTGCCGAGCGGCCTGCCGGACTTCGACAACAACGAGAAGGCGTGCGCCATCTGGCGCCGCTTCGCCAACCTCTTCGAGACGTCGCAGTCGCTGTTCTGGGCGTCGTTCGGCCTGGTCGACCTGATGGCGTTCGAGCTGAGCGGCATCAAGAGCTTCACGCGCTTCTGGGCGCTGCTCATGTTCGGCTCGTACAGtgtcatcaacatcatcgtgCTGCTCAACATGCTGATCGCCATGATGAGCAACTCGTACCAAATCATTTCG gAACGCTCCGACACCGAGTGGAAGTTCGCCCGCTCGCGGCTATGGATGAGCTACTTCGAGGACGGCGATACGCTACCGCCCCCGTTCAACCTGTTTCCGTCGATTAAAAACTTCACCAACCTATGCAAATGCTCCGGCGACAAGCGTTCCACGACCAGCATTATa AAACGCAACCGGGAGAAGGCCCAGCGGCGGCACGAGAACGTGATGAAGCTGCTGGTGCGGCGCTACGTCACCGCCGAGCAGCGCAAGCGCGACGACTTTGGCATCACCGAGGACGACGTGATGGAGATCCGGCAGGACATCAGCACGCTCCGGTACGAGCTGATCGATATTCTGCACCAGAACGGCATGCGAACGCCCAACCTGAAGCCGAACGAGAATGCAA TCGCCGGCAAGAAGGGACGCGTCATGGAGCGAAGAATACTGAAGGACTTCCAGATCGGGTTCGTTGAGGGCATTCTGCAGGATACGTTCAATGCCGCCACCGAGAAGCCGGCGGACGTGTTCAGCACGATAGCGAAGGCGATCGGCAACAAGTCGAGCACGAAGAAGAA GAAGCCGGAGGACTGGAATGCGCTGGTGCGCCGCAGCACGGTGGCCCGCGACCCCATCGGCAACTCGACCGAGGCCATCATGCGCCGCAGCCGGCAGAGCCTGCGCAAGCAGATCCTGGACAACTCGGAGAAGGGGCTGGAGATGGACACCGACCATCTGGTCGCGTACAACCCGAAGCTGTCGGAGGTGACGCCGGTGACGCGCGTCGCGTACGTCAAGTTCATGACGACCAAGCTGAAGAAGGACATGACGGATGTGGCGGCGGCCGGCGGCGTCGAGACGGCCGAGTTCGAGCACGAGCGCCGCAAGTCGTGGAAGCAGAGCTCCATCAAGAAGCTGGTCGATATGAAGGACAAGATAAGT GGTTTGGAGGGAGCTGAAGGTGATGGTGCGGAGGGTAGCGAGCCGAAGGAGGTGGTGAGTGCTGAGGCATCCGTCACCGTCGAGGAACCGTCGCCGACGAACAGCGCCACGTCGGGCACCGTGGAAAGGGGCGCGCCGGCGACGGAGGAGTTGAGCAAGCTGGAGCGCATCCGAGTCCGAGTCCGATCGCCGATCATCGAAGATCCGAACGAGGAGCGCTCCGATACGCCCGCATCCGGATCCAGCCCGCCGGTACCGCCGCTGGACGACGCCATCCCCGAGCGTCCCGTGTCGCCCATTCCGCCCAACAGTCCTCCGCTGGAGCGCCACGAGGTTCCCGATCTTGCCCACGAGTCCCGCGAGCCAACTCCGGAGTCGGAGTCCCGCGAGTCCGGCTCGAAATCGCCGGAAGTGGCCGCCCGCCCCATGGATACGCTCTCGCCGACAGGTTCGACGAAATCGGGTGCGAATCTCACCGCTCCCCGCTCCCGCTCGCCGTCCAGCGCGAAGACTCCGGAGCGTCTCAGTCCTACCGCCGAGGACACCTCCACTTCCGCGCCGGCCGCTTCACCCTCAGCCCGCGGCAAGTCGAAGAGCACGGGCCGCACGCTTGGCGGATGGCTGTAA
- the LOC131290409 gene encoding cardio acceleratory peptide 2b — protein MLVKMLVYVTLAVVLLAAPLCRAEVEFDVGARSKRGPTVGLFAFPRVGRSDPELASVDWDPTAVLPAVDLADDYEDYPIQEIKRQGLVPFPRVGRSGGGAKSELGGAAARYWLMARALQQQQRALQQQMLSQPGLVKRAGGSGANSGMWFGPRLGKRSRSGTASQVGSAEQQQQQLAKGDQL, from the exons ATGCTGGTGAAGATGCTGGTGTACGTGACGCTCGCCGTCGTCCTGCTGGCCGCACCGTTATGCCGCGCAGAAG TCGAGTTCGATGTCGGTGCGCGTAGCAAGCGGGGCCCGACCGTGGGACTGTTCGCGTTTCCTCGCGTTGGACGCAGCGACCCGGAGTTGGCGTCCGTCGATTGGGATCCGACGGCAGTGCTGCCAGCGGTCGACCTGGCCGACGACTACG AGGACTACCCCATCCAGGAGATCAAGCGCCAGGGGTTGGTGCCGTTCCCGCGCGTCGGCCGCTCCGGAGGTGGAGCCAAGTCGGAGCTGGGCGGAGCCGCGGCCCGCTACTGGTTGATGGCCCGGgcgctccagcagcagcagcgagccCTCCAGCAGCAGATGCTGAGCCAGCCGGGGCTCGTGAAGCGCGCCGGCGGCTCCGGGGCCAACAGTGGCATGTGGTTCGGACCGAGGCTGGGCAAGCGGAGCCGCTCGGGGACAGCCTCCCAGGTGGGCAGcgccgagcagcagcagcaacagttggCCAAAGGCGACCAGCTGTAA
- the LOC131291271 gene encoding transient receptor potential protein isoform X2, whose product MKKATESRENLVNSTVSLEDGNAEPGIGDHPSMRRSLKSAASEFDLDIQDIVLTKTEKRFLLSAERGDCATVRRIIQENKETPEEFDINCVDPLNRSALIAAIENENIELINLLLREGIKVKDALLHAIKEEYVEAVETLLLWEEENHVPGDPYSWEAVDRSSSSFTADITPLILAAHKNNYEILKILLDRGATLPMPHDVRCGCDECVTSSEQDSLRHSQSRINAYKALSSSSLIALSSKDPISTAFHLSWELRRLSRMETEFRAEYTQMRAAVQEFATALLDHARTSNELEIMLNFSPGAVDNWEPGERQTLERLKLALNHKQKMFVAHPNVQQLLAAIWYEGLPGFRRKSFIGQIMQVAKLGTMFPVYSLIYMIAPNSEMGLFMKKPFVKFIVHSASYAFFLMLLGGASQRVEYLAIEWFGPDWAQDILAEWKRKERGSLPGMFECLVILYIISLIWHEMKSLWNDGLMEYVSDLWNIVDFISNTFYIVWMSLRFTSWYTVWRDARAGLNPWYPREQWDPFDPMLLSEGAFAAGMIFSFLKLVHIFSINPHLGPLQVSLGRMIIDIIKFFFIYTLVLFAFGCGLNQLLWYYAVLEKNKCFHLPSGLPDFDNNEKACAIWRRFANLFETSQSLFWASFGLVDLMAFELSGIKSFTRFWALLMFGSYSVINIIVLLNMLIAMMSNSYQIISERSDTEWKFARSRLWMSYFEDGDTLPPPFNLFPSIKNFTNLCKCSGDKRSTTSIIKRNREKAQRRHENVMKLLVRRYVTAEQRKRDDFGITEDDVMEIRQDISTLRYELIDILHQNGMRTPNLKPNENAIAGKKGRVMERRILKDFQIGFVEGILQDTFNAATEKPADVFSTIAKAIGNKSSTKKKKPEDWNALVRRSTVARDPIGNSTEAIMRRSRQSLRKQILDNSEKGLEMDTDHLVAYNPKLSEVTPVTRVAYVKFMTTKLKKDMTDVAAAGGVETAEFEHERRKSWKQSSIKKLVDMKDKISGAEGDGAEGSEPKEVVSAEASVTVEEPSPTNSATSGTVERGAPATEELSKLERIRVRVRSPIIEDPNEERSDTPASGSSPPVPPLDDAIPERPVSPIPPNSPPLERHEVPDLAHESREPTPESESRESGSKSPEVAARPMDTLSPTGSTKSGANLTAPRSRSPSSAKTPERLSPTAEDTSTSAPAASPSARGKSKSTGRTLGGWL is encoded by the exons ATGAAGAAGGCGACCGAGTCGCGCGAGAACCTCGTCAACTCGACCGTCTCGCTGGAGGATGGCAACGCGGAGCCGGGGATCGGTGACCATCCGTCGATGCGGCGCTCGCTCAAGAGCGCCGCCTCCGAGTTCGACCTCGACATCCAGGACATCGTGCTGACGAAGACCGAGAAGCGGTTCCTGCTGAGCGCCGAACGGGGTGATTGCGCAACGGTGCGAAG AATCATCCAGGAGAACAAGGAGACGCCGGAAGAGTTCGACATTAACTGCGTGGATCCGCTGAACCGCTCCGCCCTCATAGCGGCCATCGAGAACGAAAACATCGAGCTGATCAACCTGCTGCTGCGGGAGGGCATCAAAGTCAAG GATGCACTGCTGCATGCCATCAAAGAGGAGTACGTCGAGGCTGTGGAAACGTTGCTGCTGTGGGAGGAGGAGAACCACGTGCCGGGCGATCCCTAC AGCTGGGAGGCAGTGGACCGGTCCTCGTCGTCCTTTACCGCCGACATCACCCCGCTGATACTGGCCGCCCACAAGAACAACTACGAAATCCTAAAAATCCTGCTTGACCGTGGAGCGACGCTGCCGATGCCGCACGATGTACG GTGCGGTTGCGATGAGTGTGTCACCTCTAGCGAGCAGGACTCCCTGCGCCACTCCCAGTCACGCATCAACGCCTACAAGGCGCTCTCGTCCAGCTCGCTGATAGCGCTCAGCTCGAAGGACCCAATCTCGACGGCGTTCCATCTGTCCTGGGAGCTGCGCCGCCTGAGCCGCATGGAGACGGAATTTCGCGCCGAGTACACG CAAATGCGGGCGGCGGTGCAGGAGTTCGCGACGGCGCTGCTGGACCACGCGCGCACCTCCAACGAGCTCGAGATCATGCTCAACTTCAGCCCGGGCGCGGTCGACAACTGGGAGCCCGGCGAGCGGCAAACGCTCGAGCGGCTCAAGCTGGCCCTGAATCACAAGCAGAAAATG TTCGTGGCCCACCCCAACGTGCAGCAGCTACTGGCGGCGATCTGGTACGAGGGGTTGCCCGGCTTCCGGCGCAAATCGTTCATCGGCCAGATCATGCAGGTGGCGAAGCTGGGCACCATGTTCCCGGTGTACAGCCTGATCTACATGATCGCACCGAACTCCGAGATGGGCCTGTTCATGAAGAAGCCGTTCGTGAAGTTCATCGTCCATTCGGCAAGTTACGCGTTCTTTCTAA TGCTGCTTGGTGGTGCGTCCCAGCGCGTCGAGTACCTCGCCATCGAGTGGTTCGGCCCGGACTGGGCGCAGGATATCTTGGCCGAGTGGAAGCGAAAGGAGCGTGGCTCGCTGCCGGGAATGTTCGAGTGTCTGGTCATACTGTACATCATAA GTTTAATATGGCACGAGATGAAATCCCTGTGGAACGACGGTTTGATGGAGTACGTGTCCGATCTGTGGAACATTGTCGACTTTATCTCGAACACGTTCTACATAGTGTGGATGAGTTTGCGCTTCACGTCCTGGTACACGGTTTGG CGCGACGCACGAGCTGGCCTGAACCCGTGGTACCCGCGCGAACAGTGGGATCCCTTCGACCCGATGCTGCTCTCCGAGGGTGCGTTCGCCGCCGGGATGATCTTCTCCTTCCTGAAGCTGGTGCACATCTTCTCCATCAACCCGCATCTCGGACCGCTGCAGGTGTCGCTCGGGCGCATGATCATCGACATCATCAAGTTCTTCTTCATCTACACGCTGGTGCTGTTCGCGTTCGGCTGCGGGCTGAACCAGCTGCTGTGGTACTACGCGGTGCTGGAGAAGAACAAGTGCTTCCACCTGCCGAGCGGCCTGCCGGACTTCGACAACAACGAGAAGGCGTGCGCCATCTGGCGCCGCTTCGCCAACCTCTTCGAGACGTCGCAGTCGCTGTTCTGGGCGTCGTTCGGCCTGGTCGACCTGATGGCGTTCGAGCTGAGCGGCATCAAGAGCTTCACGCGCTTCTGGGCGCTGCTCATGTTCGGCTCGTACAGtgtcatcaacatcatcgtgCTGCTCAACATGCTGATCGCCATGATGAGCAACTCGTACCAAATCATTTCG gAACGCTCCGACACCGAGTGGAAGTTCGCCCGCTCGCGGCTATGGATGAGCTACTTCGAGGACGGCGATACGCTACCGCCCCCGTTCAACCTGTTTCCGTCGATTAAAAACTTCACCAACCTATGCAAATGCTCCGGCGACAAGCGTTCCACGACCAGCATTATa AAACGCAACCGGGAGAAGGCCCAGCGGCGGCACGAGAACGTGATGAAGCTGCTGGTGCGGCGCTACGTCACCGCCGAGCAGCGCAAGCGCGACGACTTTGGCATCACCGAGGACGACGTGATGGAGATCCGGCAGGACATCAGCACGCTCCGGTACGAGCTGATCGATATTCTGCACCAGAACGGCATGCGAACGCCCAACCTGAAGCCGAACGAGAATGCAA TCGCCGGCAAGAAGGGACGCGTCATGGAGCGAAGAATACTGAAGGACTTCCAGATCGGGTTCGTTGAGGGCATTCTGCAGGATACGTTCAATGCCGCCACCGAGAAGCCGGCGGACGTGTTCAGCACGATAGCGAAGGCGATCGGCAACAAGTCGAGCACGAAGAAGAA GAAGCCGGAGGACTGGAATGCGCTGGTGCGCCGCAGCACGGTGGCCCGCGACCCCATCGGCAACTCGACCGAGGCCATCATGCGCCGCAGCCGGCAGAGCCTGCGCAAGCAGATCCTGGACAACTCGGAGAAGGGGCTGGAGATGGACACCGACCATCTGGTCGCGTACAACCCGAAGCTGTCGGAGGTGACGCCGGTGACGCGCGTCGCGTACGTCAAGTTCATGACGACCAAGCTGAAGAAGGACATGACGGATGTGGCGGCGGCCGGCGGCGTCGAGACGGCCGAGTTCGAGCACGAGCGCCGCAAGTCGTGGAAGCAGAGCTCCATCAAGAAGCTGGTCGATATGAAGGACAAGATAAGT GGAGCTGAAGGTGATGGTGCGGAGGGTAGCGAGCCGAAGGAGGTGGTGAGTGCTGAGGCATCCGTCACCGTCGAGGAACCGTCGCCGACGAACAGCGCCACGTCGGGCACCGTGGAAAGGGGCGCGCCGGCGACGGAGGAGTTGAGCAAGCTGGAGCGCATCCGAGTCCGAGTCCGATCGCCGATCATCGAAGATCCGAACGAGGAGCGCTCCGATACGCCCGCATCCGGATCCAGCCCGCCGGTACCGCCGCTGGACGACGCCATCCCCGAGCGTCCCGTGTCGCCCATTCCGCCCAACAGTCCTCCGCTGGAGCGCCACGAGGTTCCCGATCTTGCCCACGAGTCCCGCGAGCCAACTCCGGAGTCGGAGTCCCGCGAGTCCGGCTCGAAATCGCCGGAAGTGGCCGCCCGCCCCATGGATACGCTCTCGCCGACAGGTTCGACGAAATCGGGTGCGAATCTCACCGCTCCCCGCTCCCGCTCGCCGTCCAGCGCGAAGACTCCGGAGCGTCTCAGTCCTACCGCCGAGGACACCTCCACTTCCGCGCCGGCCGCTTCACCCTCAGCCCGCGGCAAGTCGAAGAGCACGGGCCGCACGCTTGGCGGATGGCTGTAA
- the LOC131290410 gene encoding nuclear transcription factor Y subunit beta-like, whose product MSYRFLPIDVRQVEQAEVEREEVAMLDPRPSTSGSICSLHPSAFQRQQPHQQQHQQQQQQQQLVNRLQQQQQPQQQQPQQQARQQQPKPPKPPQPPQQQQQAFPPCESALSRALSVKHRHMFVLFLSTDVIEKVFQDAQDYILVWIV is encoded by the exons ATGTCGTACCGATTCTTACCAATCGACGTGCGACAGGTCGAACAGGCAGAGGTGGAACGAGAGGAAGTCGCTATGCTGGATCCGCGTCCCAGTACCTCCGGCAGTATCTGTTCGCTGCATCCATCGGCATTTCAACGCCAGCAgccgcaccagcagcagcaccagcagcagcagcagcagcaacaactggTCAACAGgttgcagcaacagcagcagccgcagcaacaacagccgcAACAACAAGCTCGACAGCAGCAGCCAAAGCCGCCAAAGCCGCCACAGccgccacagcagcagcaaca GGCATTTCCTCCCTGCGAGTCGGCCTTATCCCGGGCGTTGTCGGTTAAACATCGACATATGTTCGTACTATTTTTATCCACCGATGTCATCGAGAAGGTCTTTCAGGATGCACAAGACTATATACTGGTGTGGATTGTTTAA
- the LOC131290879 gene encoding histone-lysine N-methyltransferase 2D-like isoform X1, translating into MPATDPDGNGDYALEEHAYARMSRRTRDARNDAEWSRQARQSTSVPGLFPRRDSIGGLSTQSQPVGGGGPNYSSLGLQSPAPSYRSQGCNDYSSNYAPGVTSAVVADMREVLRVREASMTEHVKVMVTQELLPLQLQISRIQSDLAEMKRDIRKIDSTAQVHAGRLETLERDVVCLKQGSNVLVQSLMMALSLGGLDGPNGQGGPSNQNRPPPPLMHLLQSYPHRADEQHMYGPPSPMHYSQNIPLPGVPPFLHGMMPPPPPPSSVPLMPHPGLIASPNAGVSGISPLSSGSRSLSGSLQRGDIRHLDAVFDETVGHLTPHSNGDYSDLREVELRRELQDAVAAKSAHQTRINMLQHSLNLVSQERNGTPYRARTATVSRASMEQEQQQQQQQQQQQQQQQQQQQQQHGGVSGIGPVTDL; encoded by the exons ATGCCGGCCACCGATCCGGATGGGAACGGGGACTACGCGTTGGAGGAGCATGCCTATGCACGGATGAGCCGACGCACGCGGGACGCTAGAA ACGACGCGGAATGGTCGAGGCAGGCACGCCAGAGCACCAGCGTGCCCGGATTGTTTCCCCGGCGGGACAGCATCGGCGGGCTGAGCACGCAGAGCCAGCCGGTCGGCGGAGGCGGCCCCAACTACAGCAGCCTCGGCTTGCAAAGCCCGGCACCGTCCTACCGATCGCAAGGTTGCAACGACTACTCAA GCAACTACGCGCCTGGAGTGACGTCGGCAGTGGTGGCTGACATGCGCGAGGTACTGCGGGTCCGCGAGGCAAGCATGACGGAGCACGTGAAGGTGATGGTGACCCAGGAGCTGTTACCACTGCAGCTGCAGATCAGCCGTATACAGAGCGATCTCGCTGAAATGAAGCGGGACATCCGGAAGATAGACAGCACGGCACAGGTGCACGCCGGACGTCTGGAAACGCTCGAACGGGACGTCGTTTGTTTGAAGCAGGGCTCGAATGTGCTGGTGCAGAGCCTTATGATGGCGTTAAGCTTGGGCGGCTTGGACGGGCCGAACGGGCAGGGCGGACCGTCCAACCAAAACCGACCGCCACCTCCACTGATGCATCTGCTGCAATCGTACCCGCACCGTGCGGACGAGCAACATATGTACGGGCCACCGTCGCCAATGCACTACTCCCAAAACATTCCGCTGCCGGGGGTTCCGCCATTTCTGCATGGCAtgatgccgccgccgccaccaccgtcgTCTGTGCCACTTATGCCGCATCCGGGCCTCATAGCCAGCCCGAACGCCGGTGTAAGCGGCATCTCGCCATTGTCCAGCGGCTCCCGGTCGCTCAGCGGCAGTCTGCAACGCGGTGACATCCGCCACCTGGATGCCGTGTTCGATGAAACCGTGGGCCATCTGACGCCGCACTCCAATGGCGACTACTCGGACCTCCGCGAGGTAGAGCTTCGCCGCGAACTGCAGGACGCCGTCGCCGCCAAGTCCGCGCATCAAACGCGCATCAACAT GCTGCAGCATTCGCTGAACCTCGTGAGCCAAGAACGTAATGGAACACCATATCGCGCCCGTACCGCCACCGTCTCGCGCGCCTCCATggagcaggagcagcagcagcagcagcaacagcagcagcagcagcagcagcagcagcagcagcaacagcaacagcatggCGGAGTCAGCGGAATCGGGCCAGTGACAGACCTCTAA